One stretch of Gopherus flavomarginatus isolate rGopFla2 chromosome 2, rGopFla2.mat.asm, whole genome shotgun sequence DNA includes these proteins:
- the CFAP90 gene encoding uncharacterized protein C5orf49 homolog produces MSCTPKGTEPDGQREEESAEQTKGKHQLPLSALSAFSYIPRGRRDPQEHSYFHQEFKTGIVSTYDSIFKRPMSYNEKLHRCDREHANSRGLNINDEELARPSAVLSSSEYGRHINQPVEQSIRDYARINCVQAEFYRKNGVTCLLEKPSQSLEPS; encoded by the exons ATGTCGTGCACCCCGAAGGGGACGGAACCAGACGGGCAGCGGGAGGAGGAATCAGCTGAGCAGACAAAAGGGAAACACCAGCTACCGCTCTCCGCCCTGTCCGCCTTCAGCTACATCCCCCGCGGCCGCAGGGACCCCCAGGAGCACAGCTACTTCCACCAGGAGTtcaag ACAGGGATTGTTTCCACATATGACTCCATTTTTAAGAGGCCAATGAGTTACAATGAAAAACTCCACCGATGTGACAGAGAACATGCAAATAGTCGAGGTCTTAACATTAATGATGAG GAACTGGCAAGACCCAGTGCTGTTTTGTCCTCTTCAGAATATGGGAGACACATAAACCAGCCCGTAGAGCAGTCGATCAGAGATTATGCAAGGATTAACTGTGTGCAGGCTGAGTTCTACAGGAAAAATGGAGTCACCTGCTTGTTGGAAAAACCTTCTCAAAGTCTCGAACCGTCCTAA